The following proteins come from a genomic window of Trifolium pratense cultivar HEN17-A07 linkage group LG4, ARS_RC_1.1, whole genome shotgun sequence:
- the LOC123920068 gene encoding pumilio homolog 1-like isoform X2 produces MVSDNYHKMISDVAIRSMLKNGEDLSILRRQQMDENEREREVARLRSGSAPPTIEGSLTSFGGLYGGSPVSYGGGGGGGGGRGFGSEEEIRADPSYANYYYNNANLNPRLPPPLVSKEDWRVSRMKGGLKVGGIGDRRRLNGEGGDEVVNGERSVFSAQSGVFNGKEDGSEWGGDDGLIGLPALGLGSRQRSIAEIFQDEMNSTASASKHPHQLPNHNMFDDIAQKPENHFAYLHQDLDDLKSGGNHVGSASQSYASALGASLSRSNTPDAQFIPRVSSPSIPPIGEGRSNAAEKRGFNGQNSYNAVSSNLNEPTDLASALAGLNLSQNGAIDDEKRSPSSRHNESDYSHNAKQHQYLNKSDSLPYLRHPANHPYLKASKSNAGFGLDMNDSMLYANEQLESRKAGGFSVNSHLKGPSTPSFTGRGGSSPAHYQNVDDMHISHANHNMAGFAVNPSSPPMMGSQLGSGNLPHFFEHATPSSVLGMNAMESRGLGRGANLGHLLSTSELQNASRLGHHAAPGTHQLPLIDPLYLQHLRSSEVAAAQFAALNVSARNNSITELALQKAYIESLIAQQQKAHFSAPYLGKSASMNHNSYGNPSHGLSMPYPGSPLAGSPFPNSIYGPGSPMSQSERNMRMSGMRNVPGGFPGAWHSEAVSGLDENFPSTLLDEFKSNKTKCFELAEIAGHVVEFSADQYGSRFIQQKLETASMDEKTMVFNEIMPNALTLMTDVFGNYVIQKFFEHGTPAQIRELAEQLTGHVLTLSLQMYGCRVIQKAIEVVNLDQQTKMVIELDGHIMRCVRDQNGNHVIQKCIECVPEDEIRFIVSTFYDQVVTLSTHPYGCRVIQRVLEYCHDPKTQQIVMDEILKCVCMLAQDQYGNYVVQHVLEHGKPDERSLIIKEFTGQIVQMSQQKFASNVIEKCLSFGTPTERQLLVNEMIGSTDDNEPLQVMMKDQFANYVVQKVLETCDDQQLELILNRIKVHLNALKKYTYGKHIVARVEKLVAAGERRINFLTLNNPTAQTV; encoded by the exons ATGGTAAGTGACAATTACCACAAGATGATTTCTGATGTTGCAATCCGATCCATGTTAAAGAATGGTGAAGATTTGAGCATTTTAAGGCGGCAACAAATGGATGAGAATGAAAGGGAGAGAGAAGTTGCGAGGCTGAGAAGTGGGTCGGCGCCTCCCACTATTGAAGGTTCTTTAACATCTTTTGGTGGTTTATACGGTGGTTCTCCGGTGAGTTATGGCGGTGGAGGTGGAGGTGGAGGTGGAAGGGGTTTTGGTAGTGAAGAGGAGATTCGTGCTGATCCATCTTAtgcaaattattattacaataatGCGAATCTGAATCCAAGGTTGCCTCCACCGTTGGTGTCGAAGGAGGATTGGCGGGTTTCGAGGATGAAAGGTGGTTTGAAGGTTGGAGGAATTGGGGATCGGAGGAGGCTGAATGGTGAAGGTGGTGATGAGGTTGTAAATGGAGAAAGGTCTGTTTTTTCTGCACAGTCTGGTGTGTTTAATGGGAAGGAGGATGGTTCTGAATGGGGCGGCGATGATGGCTTGATTGGCTTGCCGGCATTAGGGCTTGGGAGTAGGCAGAGGAGCATTGCTGAGATATTTCAA GATGAAATGAATAGCACAGCATCTGCCTCCAAGCACCCTCATCAGCTGCCTAACCATAACATGTTCGACGACATCGCGCAAAAACCGGAAAACCATTTTGCTTATCTGCATCAAGATTTGGATGATTTAAAGTCTGGCGGAAATCATGTTGGTTCGGCATCTCAATCTTACGCTTCTGCTTTAGGAGCCTCCTTGTCAAGGAGCAATACCCCCGATGCTCAATTTATACCAAGAGTTTCTAGCCCTTCTATTCCTCCCATTGGTGAGGGTAGGTCCAATGCCGCAGAGAAAAGAGGTTTCAACGGTCAAAACTCATATAATGCTGTCTCGTCTAATTTAAATGAGCCTACTGATCTTGCATCTGCTTTGGCTGGCTTGAATCTGTCTCAAAATGGTGCAATAGATGATGAGAAACGCTCCCCGTCATCAAGGCACAATGAATCAGATTACAGTCATAATGCTAAGCAGCACCAATACTTAAACAAGTCTGATTCTCTACCTTATCTGCGTCATCCTGCAAACCATCCCTATTTGAAAGCAAGTAAAAGCAACGCTGGTTTTGGATTGGATATGAATGATTCTATGTTATATGCAAATGAACAGCTAGAATCTCGTAAGGCTGGTGGATTTTCTGTTAATTCACATTTAAAAGGACCTTCTACACCAAGTTTTACTGGAAGAGGTGGTTCATCGCCTGCTCATTATCAGAATGTCGATGATATGCATATCTCGCACGCCAACCATAACATGGCCGGGTTTGCTGTTAACCCTTCATCACCACCGATGATGGGGAGCCAGCTTGGGAGTGGAAATTTGCCTCATTTCTTTGAACATGCCACTCCATCATCTGTACTAGGAATgaatgccatggaatcgagggGCTTGGGACGGGGTGCAAATTTAGGACATTTGTTGTCTACGTCGGAGTTACAGAATGCAAGCAGATTGGGACATCACGCTGCACCTGGCACTCATCAGCTTCCCTTGATTGATCCTTTGTATCTTCAACATCTGAGATCAAGCGAAGTTGCTGCTGCACAGTTTGCAGCCCTTAACGTATCAGCAAGAAATAATTCAATTACCGAACTTGCCCTCCAAAAAGCTTATATAGAGTCATTAATTGCTCAGCAGCAAAAAGCACACTTTTCGGCCCCTTACCTAGGCAAATCAGCTAGCATGAACCATAATTCTTATGGAAATCCATCACATGGTCTCAGCATGCCGTATCCAGGAAGTCCATTGGCTGGTTCTCCCTTCCCAAACTCCATATATGGACCAGGTAGTCCTATGAGCCAGAGTGAGCGTAATATGCGTATGTCTGGGATGAGGAATGTTCCAGGAGGTTTCCCAGGAGCTTGGCATTCCGAAGCTGTTAGTGGTTTGGATGAGAACTTTCCTTCTACCTTGCTTGATGAATTCAAAAGCAATAAAACCAAATGTTTTGAACTTGCAGAAATTGCCGGGCATGTTGTCGAGTTCAG TGCTGATCAGTATGGAAGTCGTTTTATCCAACAGAAACTTGAGACGGCTTCAATGGATGAGAAAACCATGGTTTTTAATGAAATTATGCCAAATGCACTTACTCTAATGACTGATGTCTTCGGTAATTATGTGATTCAGAAG TTTTTTGAACATGGAACACCGGCACAAATAAGAGAACTGGCAGAACAGCTTACTGGTCATGTGCTGACCCTGAGTCTTCAAATGTATGGCTGCCGAGTTATCCAGAAG GCTATAGAAGTTGTTAATTTAGATCAACAGACTAAAATGGTTATAGAGCTGGATGGTCATATTATGCGTTGCGTGCGTGATCAGAACGGGAACCATGTCATCCAGAAATGTATTGAATGTGTACCTGAAGATGAGATCCGTTTTATCGTTTCAACATTTTATGACCAAGTTGTGACATTGTCAACTCATCCATATGGTTGTCGTGTTATACAG AGAGTCCTGGAGTACTGCCACGATCCTAAAACTCAACAGATTGTGATGGATGAGATTTTGAAGTGTGTTTGCATGCTGGCACAAGACCAATACGGGAATTATGTTGTTCAG CATGTGCTGGAGCATGGTAAGCCGGATGAACGCTCATTGATAATAAAGGAATTTACTGGGCAGATAGTGCAGATGAGCCAGCAGAAGTTTGCTTCGAATGTTATTGAAAAGTGTCTCTCTTTTGGAACGCCTACTGAGCGTCAACTCCTTGTGAATGAGATGATCGGTTCCACTGATGATAATGAGCCTCTTCAG GTTATGATGAAGGATCAGTTTGCAAACTATGTTGTACAGAAAGTGTTGGAAACTTGTGATGACCAGCAACTTGAGTTGATTCTTAATAGAATAAAGGTTCACTTGAATGCTTTGAAGAAGTATACCTATGGAAAGCACATTGTTGCTCGCGTCGAGAAATTGGTTGCTGCTGGAG AGAGGAGGATTAATTTTCTGACACTAAATAATCCTACTGCACAAACAGTATAG
- the LOC123920068 gene encoding pumilio homolog 1-like isoform X1, with amino-acid sequence MVSDNYHKMISDVAIRSMLKNGEDLSILRRQQMDENEREREVARLRSGSAPPTIEGSLTSFGGLYGGSPVSYGGGGGGGGGRGFGSEEEIRADPSYANYYYNNANLNPRLPPPLVSKEDWRVSRMKGGLKVGGIGDRRRLNGEGGDEVVNGERSVFSAQSGVFNGKEDGSEWGGDDGLIGLPALGLGSRQRSIAEIFQQDEMNSTASASKHPHQLPNHNMFDDIAQKPENHFAYLHQDLDDLKSGGNHVGSASQSYASALGASLSRSNTPDAQFIPRVSSPSIPPIGEGRSNAAEKRGFNGQNSYNAVSSNLNEPTDLASALAGLNLSQNGAIDDEKRSPSSRHNESDYSHNAKQHQYLNKSDSLPYLRHPANHPYLKASKSNAGFGLDMNDSMLYANEQLESRKAGGFSVNSHLKGPSTPSFTGRGGSSPAHYQNVDDMHISHANHNMAGFAVNPSSPPMMGSQLGSGNLPHFFEHATPSSVLGMNAMESRGLGRGANLGHLLSTSELQNASRLGHHAAPGTHQLPLIDPLYLQHLRSSEVAAAQFAALNVSARNNSITELALQKAYIESLIAQQQKAHFSAPYLGKSASMNHNSYGNPSHGLSMPYPGSPLAGSPFPNSIYGPGSPMSQSERNMRMSGMRNVPGGFPGAWHSEAVSGLDENFPSTLLDEFKSNKTKCFELAEIAGHVVEFSADQYGSRFIQQKLETASMDEKTMVFNEIMPNALTLMTDVFGNYVIQKFFEHGTPAQIRELAEQLTGHVLTLSLQMYGCRVIQKAIEVVNLDQQTKMVIELDGHIMRCVRDQNGNHVIQKCIECVPEDEIRFIVSTFYDQVVTLSTHPYGCRVIQRVLEYCHDPKTQQIVMDEILKCVCMLAQDQYGNYVVQHVLEHGKPDERSLIIKEFTGQIVQMSQQKFASNVIEKCLSFGTPTERQLLVNEMIGSTDDNEPLQVMMKDQFANYVVQKVLETCDDQQLELILNRIKVHLNALKKYTYGKHIVARVEKLVAAGERRINFLTLNNPTAQTV; translated from the exons ATGGTAAGTGACAATTACCACAAGATGATTTCTGATGTTGCAATCCGATCCATGTTAAAGAATGGTGAAGATTTGAGCATTTTAAGGCGGCAACAAATGGATGAGAATGAAAGGGAGAGAGAAGTTGCGAGGCTGAGAAGTGGGTCGGCGCCTCCCACTATTGAAGGTTCTTTAACATCTTTTGGTGGTTTATACGGTGGTTCTCCGGTGAGTTATGGCGGTGGAGGTGGAGGTGGAGGTGGAAGGGGTTTTGGTAGTGAAGAGGAGATTCGTGCTGATCCATCTTAtgcaaattattattacaataatGCGAATCTGAATCCAAGGTTGCCTCCACCGTTGGTGTCGAAGGAGGATTGGCGGGTTTCGAGGATGAAAGGTGGTTTGAAGGTTGGAGGAATTGGGGATCGGAGGAGGCTGAATGGTGAAGGTGGTGATGAGGTTGTAAATGGAGAAAGGTCTGTTTTTTCTGCACAGTCTGGTGTGTTTAATGGGAAGGAGGATGGTTCTGAATGGGGCGGCGATGATGGCTTGATTGGCTTGCCGGCATTAGGGCTTGGGAGTAGGCAGAGGAGCATTGCTGAGATATTTCAA CAGGATGAAATGAATAGCACAGCATCTGCCTCCAAGCACCCTCATCAGCTGCCTAACCATAACATGTTCGACGACATCGCGCAAAAACCGGAAAACCATTTTGCTTATCTGCATCAAGATTTGGATGATTTAAAGTCTGGCGGAAATCATGTTGGTTCGGCATCTCAATCTTACGCTTCTGCTTTAGGAGCCTCCTTGTCAAGGAGCAATACCCCCGATGCTCAATTTATACCAAGAGTTTCTAGCCCTTCTATTCCTCCCATTGGTGAGGGTAGGTCCAATGCCGCAGAGAAAAGAGGTTTCAACGGTCAAAACTCATATAATGCTGTCTCGTCTAATTTAAATGAGCCTACTGATCTTGCATCTGCTTTGGCTGGCTTGAATCTGTCTCAAAATGGTGCAATAGATGATGAGAAACGCTCCCCGTCATCAAGGCACAATGAATCAGATTACAGTCATAATGCTAAGCAGCACCAATACTTAAACAAGTCTGATTCTCTACCTTATCTGCGTCATCCTGCAAACCATCCCTATTTGAAAGCAAGTAAAAGCAACGCTGGTTTTGGATTGGATATGAATGATTCTATGTTATATGCAAATGAACAGCTAGAATCTCGTAAGGCTGGTGGATTTTCTGTTAATTCACATTTAAAAGGACCTTCTACACCAAGTTTTACTGGAAGAGGTGGTTCATCGCCTGCTCATTATCAGAATGTCGATGATATGCATATCTCGCACGCCAACCATAACATGGCCGGGTTTGCTGTTAACCCTTCATCACCACCGATGATGGGGAGCCAGCTTGGGAGTGGAAATTTGCCTCATTTCTTTGAACATGCCACTCCATCATCTGTACTAGGAATgaatgccatggaatcgagggGCTTGGGACGGGGTGCAAATTTAGGACATTTGTTGTCTACGTCGGAGTTACAGAATGCAAGCAGATTGGGACATCACGCTGCACCTGGCACTCATCAGCTTCCCTTGATTGATCCTTTGTATCTTCAACATCTGAGATCAAGCGAAGTTGCTGCTGCACAGTTTGCAGCCCTTAACGTATCAGCAAGAAATAATTCAATTACCGAACTTGCCCTCCAAAAAGCTTATATAGAGTCATTAATTGCTCAGCAGCAAAAAGCACACTTTTCGGCCCCTTACCTAGGCAAATCAGCTAGCATGAACCATAATTCTTATGGAAATCCATCACATGGTCTCAGCATGCCGTATCCAGGAAGTCCATTGGCTGGTTCTCCCTTCCCAAACTCCATATATGGACCAGGTAGTCCTATGAGCCAGAGTGAGCGTAATATGCGTATGTCTGGGATGAGGAATGTTCCAGGAGGTTTCCCAGGAGCTTGGCATTCCGAAGCTGTTAGTGGTTTGGATGAGAACTTTCCTTCTACCTTGCTTGATGAATTCAAAAGCAATAAAACCAAATGTTTTGAACTTGCAGAAATTGCCGGGCATGTTGTCGAGTTCAG TGCTGATCAGTATGGAAGTCGTTTTATCCAACAGAAACTTGAGACGGCTTCAATGGATGAGAAAACCATGGTTTTTAATGAAATTATGCCAAATGCACTTACTCTAATGACTGATGTCTTCGGTAATTATGTGATTCAGAAG TTTTTTGAACATGGAACACCGGCACAAATAAGAGAACTGGCAGAACAGCTTACTGGTCATGTGCTGACCCTGAGTCTTCAAATGTATGGCTGCCGAGTTATCCAGAAG GCTATAGAAGTTGTTAATTTAGATCAACAGACTAAAATGGTTATAGAGCTGGATGGTCATATTATGCGTTGCGTGCGTGATCAGAACGGGAACCATGTCATCCAGAAATGTATTGAATGTGTACCTGAAGATGAGATCCGTTTTATCGTTTCAACATTTTATGACCAAGTTGTGACATTGTCAACTCATCCATATGGTTGTCGTGTTATACAG AGAGTCCTGGAGTACTGCCACGATCCTAAAACTCAACAGATTGTGATGGATGAGATTTTGAAGTGTGTTTGCATGCTGGCACAAGACCAATACGGGAATTATGTTGTTCAG CATGTGCTGGAGCATGGTAAGCCGGATGAACGCTCATTGATAATAAAGGAATTTACTGGGCAGATAGTGCAGATGAGCCAGCAGAAGTTTGCTTCGAATGTTATTGAAAAGTGTCTCTCTTTTGGAACGCCTACTGAGCGTCAACTCCTTGTGAATGAGATGATCGGTTCCACTGATGATAATGAGCCTCTTCAG GTTATGATGAAGGATCAGTTTGCAAACTATGTTGTACAGAAAGTGTTGGAAACTTGTGATGACCAGCAACTTGAGTTGATTCTTAATAGAATAAAGGTTCACTTGAATGCTTTGAAGAAGTATACCTATGGAAAGCACATTGTTGCTCGCGTCGAGAAATTGGTTGCTGCTGGAG AGAGGAGGATTAATTTTCTGACACTAAATAATCCTACTGCACAAACAGTATAG
- the LOC123882162 gene encoding ribulose bisphosphate carboxylase/oxygenase activase, chloroplastic isoform X1 — MAASVSVVGSICGTHLSLNSSGTVASVPSSSFFGTSLKKVTSRIPYTKVSSISFKIVAAAEIDESKQTDKDRWRGLAYDTSDDQQDITRGKGMVDSVFQAPADAGTHYAVMSSYEYISAGLRQYNFDNTMDGFYIAPAFMDKLVVHITKNFLTLPNIKVPLILGIWGGKGQGKSFQAELVFAKMGINPIMMSAGELESGNAGEPAKLIRQRYREASDIIRKGKMCCLFINDLDAGAGRLGGTTQYTVNNQMVNATLMNIADNPTNVQLPGMYNKEENARVPIIVTGNDFSTLYAPLIRDGRMEKFYWAPTREDRIGVCKGIFRHDNVPDADVVKIVDTFPGQSIDFFGALRSRVYDDEVRKWISSVGIETIGKKLVNSKEGPPTFDQPKMTLEKLLEYGNMLVQEQENVKRVQLADKYLSEAALGDANSDAINSGTFYGKAAQQINLPVPEGCTDPNAKNFDPTARSDDGTCLYTF, encoded by the exons ATGGCTGCATCAGTCTCTGTTGTTGGATCTATCTGTGGAACTCAT TTGAGCTTAAATAGCTCTGGAACAGTAGCTTCAGTTCCAAGTTCATCATTCTTTGGAACCAGCTTAAAGAAAGTTACCTCAAGAATTCCATACACAAAGGTTTCATCTATAAGTTTCAAAATTGTTGCTGCTGCTGAGATTGATGAGAGCAAACAAACTGACAAAGACAGATGGAGAGGTTTGGCCTATGATACTTCAGATGATCAACAAGATATCACAAGAGGGAAGGGTATGGTTGATTCAGTTTTCCAAGCACCAGCAGATGCTGGAACTCATTATGCAGTCATGAGTTCTTATGAGTACATTAGTGCTGGACTTAGACA GTACAACTTTGACAACACAATGGATGGTTTTTACATAGCTCCTGCTTTTATGGACAAGCTTGTTGTGCACATCACCAAGAATTTCTTGACCCTGCCTAACATCAAG GTTCCTCTCATTCTTGGTATTTGGGGAGGTAAAGGTCAAGGAAAATCTTTCCAAGCTGAGCTTGTCTTTGCCAAGATGGGAATCAA CCCAATCATGATGAGTGCTGGAGAGCTAGAAAGTGGAAATGCAGGAGAACCAGCAAAACTAATTCGACAAAGATACAGAGAAGCATCAGACATAATAAGAAAAGGGAAAATGTGTTGTCTATTCATAAACGATCTTGACGCAGGAGCCGGTCGTTTAGGCGGAACAACACAGTACACTGTAAATAACCAAATGGTAAATGCAACACTTATGAACATTGCTGATAATCCAACAAATGTTCAATTACCTGGTATGTATAACAAAGAAGAGAATGCGCGTGTTCCTATCATCGTTACTGgtaatgatttttcaacattgtaTGCTCCTCTTATTCGTGATGGTCGTATGGAGAAATTCTATTGGGCGCCTACAAGAGAGGATCGTATTGGCGTTTGTAAAGGGATTTTTAGACATGATAATGTACCTGATGCAGATGTTGTTAAGATTGTTGATACTTTCCCTGGTCAATCCATTG ATTTCTTTGGTGCACTAAGGTCAAGAGTATATGATGATGAAGTGAGAAAGTGGATTTCTAGTGTTGGTATTGAAACCATTGGGAAGAAGCTTGTGAACTCAAAAGAAGGACCTCCAACTTTTGATCAACCAAAGATGACTTTAGAGAAACTTTTGGAGTATGGTAACATGCTTGTACAAGAACAAGAGAATGTGAAGAGAGTCCAATTAGCTGATAAATACTTGAGTGAAGCTGCTCTTGGTGATGCTAATAGTGATGCTATCAACAGTGGAACTTTCTATG GCAAAGCAGCTCAACAAATAAATCTTCCTGTTCCTGAAGGTTGCACTGATCCAAATGCCAAAAATTTCGACCCAACTGCTAGAAGTGATGATGGAACATGCTTATACACATTTTAA
- the LOC123882162 gene encoding ribulose bisphosphate carboxylase/oxygenase activase, chloroplastic isoform X2 yields MAASVSVVGSICGTHLSLNSSGTVASVPSSSFFGTSLKKVTSRIPYTKVSSISFKIVAAAEIDESKQTDKDRWRGLAYDTSDDQQDITRGKGMVDSVFQAPADAGTHYAVMSSYEYISAGLRQYNFDNTMDGFYIAPAFMDKLVVHITKNFLTLPNIKVPLILGIWGGKGQGKSFQAELVFAKMGINPIMMSAGELESGNAGEPAKLIRQRYREASDIIRKGKMCCLFINDLDAGAGRLGGTTQYTVNNQMVNATLMNIADNPTNVQLPGMYNKEENARVPIIVTGNDFSTLYAPLIRDGRMEKFYWAPTREDRIGVCKGIFRHDNVPDADVVKIVDTFPGQSIDFFGALRSRVYDDEVRKWISSVGIETIGKKLVNSKEGPPTFDQPKMTLEKLLEYGNMLVQEQENVKRVQLADKYLSEAALGDANSDAINSGTFYGILLLLVMLIVMLSRVEFSMAKQLNK; encoded by the exons ATGGCTGCATCAGTCTCTGTTGTTGGATCTATCTGTGGAACTCAT TTGAGCTTAAATAGCTCTGGAACAGTAGCTTCAGTTCCAAGTTCATCATTCTTTGGAACCAGCTTAAAGAAAGTTACCTCAAGAATTCCATACACAAAGGTTTCATCTATAAGTTTCAAAATTGTTGCTGCTGCTGAGATTGATGAGAGCAAACAAACTGACAAAGACAGATGGAGAGGTTTGGCCTATGATACTTCAGATGATCAACAAGATATCACAAGAGGGAAGGGTATGGTTGATTCAGTTTTCCAAGCACCAGCAGATGCTGGAACTCATTATGCAGTCATGAGTTCTTATGAGTACATTAGTGCTGGACTTAGACA GTACAACTTTGACAACACAATGGATGGTTTTTACATAGCTCCTGCTTTTATGGACAAGCTTGTTGTGCACATCACCAAGAATTTCTTGACCCTGCCTAACATCAAG GTTCCTCTCATTCTTGGTATTTGGGGAGGTAAAGGTCAAGGAAAATCTTTCCAAGCTGAGCTTGTCTTTGCCAAGATGGGAATCAA CCCAATCATGATGAGTGCTGGAGAGCTAGAAAGTGGAAATGCAGGAGAACCAGCAAAACTAATTCGACAAAGATACAGAGAAGCATCAGACATAATAAGAAAAGGGAAAATGTGTTGTCTATTCATAAACGATCTTGACGCAGGAGCCGGTCGTTTAGGCGGAACAACACAGTACACTGTAAATAACCAAATGGTAAATGCAACACTTATGAACATTGCTGATAATCCAACAAATGTTCAATTACCTGGTATGTATAACAAAGAAGAGAATGCGCGTGTTCCTATCATCGTTACTGgtaatgatttttcaacattgtaTGCTCCTCTTATTCGTGATGGTCGTATGGAGAAATTCTATTGGGCGCCTACAAGAGAGGATCGTATTGGCGTTTGTAAAGGGATTTTTAGACATGATAATGTACCTGATGCAGATGTTGTTAAGATTGTTGATACTTTCCCTGGTCAATCCATTG ATTTCTTTGGTGCACTAAGGTCAAGAGTATATGATGATGAAGTGAGAAAGTGGATTTCTAGTGTTGGTATTGAAACCATTGGGAAGAAGCTTGTGAACTCAAAAGAAGGACCTCCAACTTTTGATCAACCAAAGATGACTTTAGAGAAACTTTTGGAGTATGGTAACATGCTTGTACAAGAACAAGAGAATGTGAAGAGAGTCCAATTAGCTGATAAATACTTGAGTGAAGCTGCTCTTGGTGATGCTAATAGTGATGCTATCAACAGTGGAACTTTCTATG GGATATTATTGCTCTTGGTGATGCTAATAGTGATGCTATCAAGAGTGGAATTTTCTATG GCAAAGCAGCTCAACAAATAA
- the LOC123922628 gene encoding LOB domain-containing protein 33-like, protein MTGFGSSCGACKFLRRKCASDCVFAPYFSYDQASSHFAAVHKVYGASNVSRLLSHLPIQNRSDAAITISYEALARMQDPIYGCVAHIYALQHQVASLQEEIGILGSVMANYNPSVSVGNCGNHVQAPMDSNLNNGTQYYHNQSFESYMDMELFPNAPGLEEPLYGDFNSNPLEKFLSGIDQEGFLNHPWFKHNANMKN, encoded by the exons atgacAGGGTTTGGCTCATCATGTGGAGCATGCAAATTCTTAAGGAGAAAGTGTGCTAGTGACTGTGTATTTGCTCCTTACTTTTCTTATGACCAAGCTTCAAGCCATTTTGCAGCTGTGCATAAGGTTTATGGTGCTAGTAATGTGTCGAGACTATTGTCACATCTTCCTATTCAAAATAGAAGTGATGCTGCCATCACTATATCTTATGAAGCATTGGCTCGCATGCAAGATCCTATATATGGCTGTGTTGCGCATATCTATGCATTGCAACACCAG GTTGCAAGCTTGCAAGAGGAGATAGGTATTCTTGGAAGTGTAATGGCAAATTATAATCCAAGTGTTAGTGTTGGGAATTGTGGAAATCATGTCCAAGCACCAATGGACTCAAACTTAAACAATGGAACACAATATTACCATAATCAAAGTTTTGAATCATACATGGATATGGAGCTATTTCCAAATGCACCTGGATTGGAAGAGCCTTTATATGGTGATTTCAACTCAAATCCATTAGAGAAATTCCTATCAGGAATTGATCAAGAAGGGTTCCTGAACCACCCTTGGTTCAAGCATAATGCAAACATGAAGAACTAG